The following is a genomic window from Vitis vinifera cultivar Pinot Noir 40024 chromosome 6, ASM3070453v1.
CAGAGAAAGCCACCACCGCTGTCACCATCATCACCGGGGTCGCACCAGTGAAGATGTACCtacaaattagaaaaaaaaaaaaaattgaactttcaCTTTCTCGCATATTTTCAGggaaattaatgaattaattattcCTTGACTAAAAATTTTGGCAGGCTCTCTGAGGGATCGGAGACGAGCCTGGAAGGAGGGAAAGGCTGCAAGTCTGGAAATGCCTGCAAGTGCGGAAATAACTGCAACTGCGATCCATGCAACTGCTAAGGCATTCGTAAGAAGATGGGAACGGTGCCTCAAGTATCTATGGTCtatatgaataagaaaaaatgaaaaaaaaatggaagtggATTCCTGGTCGAGGTACTGTTAATAGTTTGTTGTGGATGTAGGGTCTGTTAAAAATAAGGCGGCCATGGCATGTCCTGGGCCTTGTGGGTTTGCAGAGCTTTCATCGCTAGCTTCTTGGTGACTTCGTAATGTAATATTATAATGTGCTTGTGTGTTAGGTGCATGTACGCTGTATGGAAGAAAagtttgaattatattttactCCTTTAAGTCACGCTCTAATCTTATCCTTTGACTTTTTGGCTGCTGGTGGAACCCTTGATCTGGTTATCATTCCAAGGTGGTGGGGCACATGCATTATTGAGCGGAGGACTGGGTCTGCCTCCTTTACAAACAACTCATATTGATTGAGGAGTTTGTGTTCCAAATGCCCTTGCCGACCATTATAATAACAAAGGACCTTGACCCATGAAACAAATGTTTGAaatgttcttttgttttttgtcctATGAAGCAAATTTGCTacaaaaatttgttattttcatattGGTTTGTTAAGTTCTATGGaagtcatatttttaaaatatgatttcaaattaatttagaaaataaaaaataaaaaatgggttacATCAGAACATGCTTATAATCTCTATATTTTAGTTGAtcaaagttcatttttttttttaattcaattcttgattaagtaGAATCTTGAGAAGTTTGAAGcaatgattttttttgaaatataataataaaaatatttatctttttattatcaactttttaaatattagcATGTTAAAGTACTACAAAAACATTGATGTAATTGGTTGGAAATTATTAgttgaaaattagagtttaaATTAGGGCAATTCAACATAATACAAGTAGAAAATTATCACAacattaaaatatgaataaaatgtAGGAAATCAAAGATTTAATAGTAAATCCTAGGATATTAGGATGATAAGACCTTACCTAGTTTACAAGACtacaaaaaccaaaatattttgaGCGTCTTAAAAAATCTTAACGAATTAATCTAATCATTCTATACTTGAAAAATGCTCGAATATGTTAAAAGATGGTTGTCTAGGTCTATATCCAAATGTTTCATCTCTTgtgctaaattttaaaaactaactCCTTGGTTGCTTCTTATGTGCAAACATTCACAACTACTTTAGCTTATAAAGACTCCCTAACCTCCAATTATATGAACATTGTGTTTAATAGTTAGTTTGAACCCAAACTCAACTTTAGTTGTATTTATGAGTATATAACAACTTGTAAGTCCTATTTATTACTCATCTACTCATTTTAAATCCTCCAAAGTGCATTGAATATAAGGTTGCGTCTTTTGATTGAGAACATTTGTGCTTGAACATCTCAATTGTAAAATCCACTTTTTGTGAGGGCAAGTCTTATTCATTACAATTTGTGCTTGAGAAGGCTATTATGTGAAGAGTTGAAGGATAATTCTTAGTAGATATAAAGGGCGTTGATCTTCATGCAACAATTCTTggtgaaaaaattaaagaaaaacaaaaaaaacacacaaatttAATGTGGTTAGATGGATTATCTACgttcaaaataagaaagaaaaatttcactataaaaacatatttatattaaccCTTAGGtattgaaattccaaaaatactcaTGAATTGCGCCTCTCAACCTATCGTTCGCCcttaatgataaaaatacaaGATTAAATGGTAAATGTCATCACTCCATTCCGACAtttgctcatttttttttacatatagtATGAACCAAATACTACAACAAAGGCTCATGGGAGCTATTAGTTTTGGGTCACGGCCGAGCATTCGAACAGTTATCTCAGTGTCTCCTTCATTTGAACTTGCCAAAAAAGGTATGTTTGAATGGTTTTAGGAAGACTTTTTTTATGCTTAAGTTAGCTTTGAGGATTTGTTAGAAGAGTTTGCTCGTACCTTTAATCCTCATTCCTATAACCCTTTATAGGATGAACCTCGTAACTTCCCTTAGGCCAGGCCATTATGACCTCTCTTTATTTCAGTATTTAATCCGTAACATATCCTGCTAGCAATAACAATTGTTAGGTTGACCCGTCGATGGTGTGTAACAATCCATTCATGGTGGTTGACTATTTGGACAACTATGATTGAGGGGATGATGTTGCTTGGGACGGATGGCTTCTTGTTGAGCACTTCATTGTTAGGGGTATCTACCTACACATTTTACTCCCAAGATACCCACAAGGACCTAAAAATTAAAGCGGGATTAAGGAAGCTTTTCGCATAGCGGATatggacttttctcaatagtacagcaatttaaaaaagttatgcttaaattactGTACTGgcagaagttattacaaatatagggtagtttttgccacataggagagaggagagaggagagaggagagaggagagaggagagagggtgagagaagagaggaaagaggagagaaggtgactgtaaaaaaaaaagcaaactcgtctcttgaagagacgagttccatgaaagaagagaggaaagaggagagaggagagaggagagaggagaaagGAGAGAGGGTGTGTAAAAAAAAgcaaactcgtctcttgaagagacgagttccatgaaaaaaaatatatatataattttaaaaaaattctaaacaattattcaagggaactcgtctcttgaagagacgagttccatgtaaaaaaaatatatatttttttaaaaatatattttttaatttaaaaaaacccaaatttaaaaaaaaaaaaaaaaaatttccaaaaagggaactcgtctcttgaagagacgagttccatgtaaaaaaaaatatattttttattttaaaaaatcccaaattttttttaaagagacgagttccatgtaaaaaaaaaaatattttttaaaaaatatattttttattttaaaaaatcccaaattaaaaaaaaaaaaaattccaaagggaactcgtctcttcaagagacgagttccatgtaaaaaaaaaaatatttttttaaaaatatatatattaaaaaaaaaaatcccaaattaaaaaaaaaaaaaaaaacacacacaattccaaagggaactcgtctcttgaagagacgagttccatgtaaaaaaaaatatattttttattttaaaaaatcccaaatttaaaaaaaaaaaaaaaaacacacacaattccaaagtgaagagacgagttccatgtaaaaaaaaatatattttttattttaaaaaatcccaaatttaaaaaaaaaaaaaataaattccaaagggaactcgtctctttatattaaaaaaaaaaaatcccaaattaaaaaaaaaaaaaaaaaaaaaaacacaattccaaagggaactcgtctcttcaagagacgagttccatgtaaaaaaaaatatatttttttaaaaatatattttttattttaaaaaatcccaaattaaaaaaaaaaaaaaaaaattccaaagggaactcgtctcttgaagagacgagttccatgtaaaaaaaaaattatttttttaaaaatatatatatattaaaaaaaaaatcccaaattaaaaaaaaaaaaaaaaaatttaattccaaagggaactcatgtaaaaaaaaatatttttttaaatatatatatattaaaaaaaaaaaaaaaaaaaaaaaaaaaaaacaattcctcaaaattcctaacagacgagttctcatctaaaaaaaaatattttttttttaaatataaaatttcaagagacgagttcctttaggaaaaaaaaaatattttttaaaaatataatttttattaaaaaatcccaaatttaaaaaaaaaaaaaaaaatttccaaagggaactcgtctcttgaagagacgagttccatgtaaaaaaaaatatattttttaaaaaatatattttttattttaaaaaatcccaaatttaaaaaaaaaaaaaaaaaaattgcaaaaggaactcgtctcttgaagagacgagttccatgtaaaaaaaaatatatttttaaaaaaatatattttttattttaaaaaatcccaaatttaaaaaaaacaaaaataaattccaaagggaacttgtctcttgaagagacgagttccatgtaaaaaaaaaatatttttttaaaaatatatatattaaaaaaaaaaaatcccaaattaaaaaaaaaaaaaaaaaaaacacaattccaaagggaactcgtctcttgaagagacgagttccatgtaaaaaaaaatatattttttaaaaaatatattttttattttaaaaaatcccaaattaaaaaaaaaaaaaaaatccaaagtcaagagacgagttccaggtaaaaaagaatattttttttaaaaaaatcctaaattaaaaaaaaaaaaaaaatccaaagggaactcgtctcttgaagagacgagttccatgtaaaaaaaaaaatatttttttaaaaatatatatattaaaaaaaaaaatcccaaattaaaaaaaaaaaaaaaacacacacacaattccaaagggaactcgtctcttgaagagacgagttccatgtaaaaaaaaatatattttttattttaaaaaatcccaaatttaaaaaaaaaaaaaaacacacacacacaattccaaagtgaagagacgagttccatgtaaaaaaaaatatattttttattttaaaaaatcccaaatttaaaaaaaaaataaataaattccaaagggaactcgtctctttatattaaaaaaaaaaaatcccaaattaaaaaaaaaaaaaaaaaaaaaacacaattccaaagggaactcgtctcttcaagagacgagttccatgtaaaaaaaaatatatttttttaaaaatatattttttattttaaaaaatcccaaattaaaaaaaaaaaaaaaaaattccaaagggaactcgtctcttgaagagacgagttccatgtaaaaaaaaaattatttttttaaaaatatatatatattaaaaaaaaaatcccaaattaaaaaaaaaaaaaaaaaatttaattccaaagggaactcgtctcttcaagagacgagttcccatgtaaaaaaaaaatatttttttaaatatatatatattaaaaaaaaaaaaaaaaaaaaaaaaaaaaacaattcctcaaaattcctaacagacgagttctcatctaaaaaaaaatattttttttttaaatataaaatttcaagagacgagttcctttaggaaaaaaaatatattttttaaaaatataatttttattaaaaaatcccaaatttaaaaaaaaaaaaaaaatttccaaagggaactcgtctcttgaagagacgagttccatgtaaaaaaaaatatattttttaaaaaatatattttttattttaaaaaatcccaaatttaaaaaaaaaaaaaaaaaattgcaaaaggaactcgtctcttgaagagacgagttccatgtaaaaaaaaatatatttttaaaaaaatatattttttattttaaaaaatcccaaatttaaaaaaaacaaaaataaattccaaagggaactcgtctcttgaagagacgagttccatgtaaaaaaaaaatatttttttaaaaatatatatattaaaaaaaaaaaatcccaaattaaaaaaaaaaaaaaaaaaaaaaacacaattccaaagggaactcgtctcttgaagagacgagttccatgtaaaaaaaaatatattttttaaaaaatatattttttattttaaaaaatcccaaattaaaaaatatattttttttcctaaaggaactcgtgtcttaaaattttatatttaaaaaaaatatattttttttagatgagaactcgtctgttaggaattttgaggaattgttttttttttttttttttttttttaatatatatatatttaaaattttttttttttttacatgggaactcgtctcttcaagagacgagttccctttggaattaatttttttttttttaatttgggatttttttttaatatatatatatatttttaaaaaaataattttttttttacatggaactcgtctcttgaagagacgagttccctttggaattttattttttt
Proteins encoded in this region:
- the LOC100267253 gene encoding metallothionein-like protein 1, producing MSGCGCGSSCGCGSDCKCGKMYPDLGSSEKATTAVTIITGVAPVKMLSEGSETSLEGGKGCKSGNACKCGNNCNCDPCNC